A region of Salmo salar chromosome ssa17, Ssal_v3.1, whole genome shotgun sequence DNA encodes the following proteins:
- the LOC106575794 gene encoding gastrula zinc finger protein xLCGF3.1-like, producing the protein MASVKLEDCSQTLELNVNIKDEEEEIGKSLNHGDHVETFSTSREQHQEDHRAKRSHHCPNCEESFPILSNLKIHLKIHTDQNLYSCTDCGKRFTTSRALTAHQKVHTGEKPYFCFVCGESFSQQGHLKTHHRIHTGEKPFSCFDCGESFSQQGHLKTHQRIHTGEKPYSCSDCGKSFSQLGSLKTHQRIHTGEKPYSCSYCGECFSQLGNLKTHERIHTGEKPFSCTDCRKSFTTSQALTVHQRVHSGEKPYYCSECGKSFSQLDMLKCHQLIHTGEKPYSCSDCGKSFSQLGNLEAHQRIHTGEKPYSCSDCGKSFSRLDTLKRHKCIHKGQKPHQFSQTS; encoded by the exons atggcatcagtgaagctggaagactgcagtcaaacactggagctgaatgtcaacattaaagatgaagaggaggagattgGTAAATCTCTTAATCATG GAGACCATGTTgagacattctctacatccagagagcaacatcaggaagatcacagagctaagaggtctcaccactgcccaAATTGTGAGGAGAGTTTCCCAAttctatcaaatctaaaaatacacctaaaaatacacacagaccagaaTCTGTATTCCTGCACTGACTGTGGAAAAAGATTCACAACATCAAGGGCTCTGACAGCTCATCAGAAAgtgcacactggagagaagccatacTTCTGCTTTGTCTGTGGGGAGAGTTTCTCTCAACAGGGCCACTTAAAAACACACCatcgaatacacacaggagagaagccattcTCCTGCTTTGACTGTGGGGAGAGTTTCTCTCAACAGGGCCACCTAAAAACCCACCaacgaatacacacaggagagaagccttactcctgctctgactgtggaaagagtttctctcaacTGGGCAGCTTAAAAACACACcaacgtatacacacaggagagaagccttactcctgctcttaCTGTGGGGAGTGTTTCTCTCAACTGGGCAACTTAAAAACACACgaacgtatacacacaggagagaagcctttctcCTGCACTGACTGTAGGAAGAGCTTCACAACATCACAAGctctgacagttcatcagagagtgcacagtggagagaagccttactactgctctgaatgtggaaagagtttctcccAATTGGATATGCTAAAATGTCACCAActaatacatacaggagagaagccttactcctgctctgactgtggaaaaagtTTCTCTCAACTGGGCAACTTAGAAGCACACcaacgtatacacacaggagagaagccttactcctgctctgactgcggGAAGAGTTTCTCCCGATTGGATACCTTAAAACGCCACAAATGTATACATAAAGGACAGAAGCCCCATCAGTTCTCTCAGACCAGCTAA